From a region of the Pleuronectes platessa chromosome 22, fPlePla1.1, whole genome shotgun sequence genome:
- the mtpn gene encoding myotrophin, with protein sequence MGDKELMWALKTGDLDEVKAKLETAEDANRTLEGGRKPLHYAADFGQTDVVEFLISKGADVNAPDKHSLTPLISACLEGHISCVKVLLEKGADKDCKGPDGMSAFEAAESDAIKALLK encoded by the exons ATGGGCGACAAAGAGCTGATGTGGGCACTGAAGACCGGGGACCTGGACGAGGTCAAAGCCAAACTGGAGACG GCTGAAGATGCCAACCGGACCCTGGAGGGTGGGAGGAAGCCTCTGCACTATGCTGCTGACTTTGGTCAGACAGATGTTGTGGAGTTCCTCATTTCTAAGGGAGCAGATGTCAAC GCTCCTGACAAACACAGCTTAACTCCACTGATCTCTGCCTGTTTAGAgggtcacatctcctgtgtCAAGGTCCTGCTAGAAAAG GGAGCTGACAAAGACTGTAAAGGACCGGACGGCATGAGTGCCTTTGAAGCTGCCGAGAGCGACGCCATCAAGGCGCTGCTCAAGTGA